The Microcystis aeruginosa NIES-843 sequence ACGGGAACGGTTAATGTTGAGTTAGGAACGTTACTCCTCTTGGGTGGAGGCAGTAGTAATGGTGGGATATTTAACATTAGTAGTGGCGGAACCTTAGAGATTAAATCTTCATCTTCTCTGACTAATAACACTTACTTTCTTGATAGTAATGCCCAAATAAACGGTACGGGAACTCTGATGATTTCAGGTGGGTTTCTAGAACTAGCTAGGGATTGGGCATTTCCGACAACTACTATTAACATCTTATGGAGTGCTGGGATCAAGAGTTCAGGTACAGTTACAAATCCAGGTAGTTTAACAATTCAAAATAGTGCATATCTCTATGCTTCCTTGAACAATACTGGGACTATCACCCATCTTATCCTTAGACGCTCTAGCCCAGGCACTGTCTCTAGCTTATCTCTTAACCAGAGTGCTAATATTAATAATTCTGGTATTTACGAGTTCCAATCAGGAGAGTTGGATAATGAGATTCGTAATGCTCCTAATAGTGTAGGAGTCTTTAACAATTCTGGAACTTTCCGCAAAACTAATGCAGGTACAGCAATAGTTTCTGTTCCTTTTTACAATACGGGAACGGTTAATGTAGAGTTGGGAACGTTGCTCCTCTTGGGTGGAGGTAGAAGTAATGGGGGGATATTTAACATTAGCAGATTCGGAACCTTAGAGCTTAAATCTGCCGGGGCTACTCTGACCAATAACACTTACCTTCTTGATAGTAATACCCAAATAAACGGTACGGGAACTCTGATGATTTCGGGTGGTTTTCTCGAACTAGATAGTGATTGGACTTTACCAACAACTACTATTAATATTTTGCGGAATGCTGGGATTAAGAGTCCAGGTACAATTACAAATGCAGCTGGTTTAACAATTCAAGGTAATGCTTATCTTTATGCTTCCTTGAACAATACCGGGACTATCGTCCAAAATCTTGTCCTTTCCAACCCCAGTGATCGATTATCTCTTAATCAAAGTGCTAATATCAATAATTCCGGCATCTACGAGTTTCAAGCAGGAGAGATTCGTAATCAGGTTGATAGCATAGGAGTCTTTAACAATTCTGGAACTTTCCGTAAAACCAGTTCAGGTTTGTCCATAGTTTCTGTTCCTTTTTACAATACGGGAACGGTTAATGTAGAGTTGGGAACGTTGCTCCTCTTGGGTGGAGGTAGAAGTAATGGGGGGATATTTAACATTAGCAGATTCGGAACCTTAGAGCTTAAATCTGCCGGGGCTACTCTGACCAATAACACTTACCTTCTTGATAGTAATACCCAAATAAACGGTACGGGAACTCTGATGATTTCGGGTGGTTTTCTCGAACTAGATAGTGATTGGACTTTACCAACAACTACTATTAATATTTTGCGGAATGCTGGGATTAAGAGTCCAGGTACAATTACAAATGCAGCTGGTTTAACAATTCAAGGTAATGCTTATCTTTATGCTTCCTTGAACAATACCGGGACTATCGTCCAAAATCTTGTCCTTTCCAATCCCAGTGATCGATTATCTCTTAATCAAAGTGCTAATATCAATAATTCCGGCATCTACGAGTTTCAAGCAGGAGAGATTCGTAATCAGGTTGATAGCATAGGAGTCTTTAACAATTCTGGAACTTTCCGTAAAACCAGTTCAGGTTTGTCCATAGTTTCTGTTCCTTTTTACAATACGGGAACAATAGAATCTGTGATGGGAACAGTTAGCTTTTATAATAGTTACACTCACAACAATGCTAACTTAATTCTCAAAAGTGGTAATGTCAGTTTTACTAACCCCTTAACGATTAATGGCGGAAATATAGAAGGAAATGGTAACATTAATGCCACAATCACCAATTCTGGATTACTCAATCCCCGTTATGTCAGTAATACGGAATTTGGTCGTCTGACTATCAATGGTAACTATACCGAAACCAATAATGCAAGTATTAATATTCAACTAGGTGGTAACACAGCAGCAGTCAATTTTGACCAAATTGATATTAACGGCACTGCCAATTTTGATGGTACTTTGAATGTCAGTCTTTTAAATGGCTTTACTCCTACTCTTGGCAGCACCTTTGATGTTTTAACCTATGATGCTCTAAACTCCCTCTCTAATCTTGATTTTACTGGTTTAGATATTAATTCAACTCTCCAGTTTTTACCACAATGGTCTAGCAATAAACTAACACTGAAAGTTGTTGATAAATCAGCCCCAATTTTAGCGATCGCTCCTACTAATGTAGTGGAATCAGAAAGTCACTCAGGTACAAAACCCTTCACTTTCACCGTTACTCGTTCGGTTAATACCACCGGAACCAATAACGTCAACTGGGCAGTTACAGTTACCGGCAGCGGCAGCAATCCTGCCAATGCCACTGATTTTGCTGGGGGATTGTTACCCAGTGGGGTAGTAAGTTTTGCAGCGGGAGAAACCAGTAAAGTGATTACTGTTAACGTTCAGGGAGATACAACAGTAGAACCGAACGAAACCTTCCGCGTTACCCTCTCCAATCCCACCAACGGCGCTACTATTACCACCGCTACGGCTATTGGCACTATCCAAAATGATGACTTTATCGGTACTTCTGGTCCGGACACCCTTGCGGGAACCTCTGGAGCAGATGCCATGACTGGGTTAGCCGGAAACGATACTTATACGGTGAATAACGCTGGGGATTTGGTGATTGAAGCTCTCAACCAGGGAACCGATACCGTGCAAGCTGCCATTTCCTATACCCTCCCTAACAACGTGGAAAATCTCCTCCTCACTGGTACTGGTAATCTTAATGGCACGGGTAATGCCTTAAATAACCAGATTACAGGGAATAGTGGCAATAATAACCTCAATGGTGCTGCTGGAACCGATACCCTAATCGGTGGCACTGGTAACGATAGCCTCAATGGTGCTGCTGGAATCGATACTTTAACCGGTGGGGTGGGGACAGACATCTTCATCTTCCAATTTAGTCAGTCCACCTCGGCAGCCCTAGACCGAGTTACGGATTTTGCTATTGGTGATGATAAAATTGACCTGCTTAGTCAAGCTGGTGGGGCAATTAATGCCCCGGTCGCTTTTACCCGGGCGGCAAATAGCACCACGACCAACATTAACACCATTGTTACTAACGTCTTTACCGATGCTAATGGGGCAACAGCCGGAAATCAAGCTCTCGGAACTAACAGTGCTGCTTTAGTGCGGGACAATAGTTCTTCTACTTACCTAATTATCAACGACGGTACGGCGGGTTTCCAAAGTGCTAATGATTTGGTGATTAATCTGACTGGGTTAACGGGTGCTTTCCCGGCGCTCGGCACTATTGCGGTCAATAGTTTCTTTGTCTAGATTGATGGGGGGGATTAATTCTCCCCTTTTAATGCTCCCGTTCAAGTAATTTTGATACAAAAAAAGTTAAGAGGCTCTTCTCGACTTTGTGTTATAAGTAGCTGGTTATAATTAAATTTAAAATGGATTTTGCCTCTGATCCCCCCTTAGTCCCCCCTTGATAAGGGGGGTGCCGATCCCCCCTTAGTCCCCCCTTGATAAGGGGGGTGCCGATCCCCCCTTAGTCCCCCCTTGATAAGGGGGGTGCCGATCCCCCCTTAGTCCCCCCTTGATAAGGGGGGCATCTGATAATTTTTAACGCCTACCTACTTAACTTTTGCTTATGAAACCGTGAAATACCTATCAAGCAAGACTTTTAGGGCTATTTTAACGTTCGGCGATGCTCAGTCGAGCGGCGGAAGAAACTAGAAAATATCAGTATAGACCTCGTTTCCACACATAAACCAGAAGCTCCCAAATACTGATGGGCAGTCAGGAGTTTAAGCTTGTGGAGAGACTGTAAGACTCGTTGGGATTCGTCTCAAAAAGCAGGTTTCTGTGAAGCAAGAATCTCCCATCACACCGCAAAGCTGTGTGATGGCGAGAGTGTCAAAATTGTGTTCAATTACCCGTCATCCCAGTCATGCCTTCCAGCGGTCAAGTGAAATCGATTTTTTTTCTGATCCTCTTTCTCCTCAGTATTCTAGGGGGTATTCTACTGGCTTCGCTACTTAAACAACCAGCGATCGCGCAATCTCCCTCCTCGGATACAGTGCTGAATCGTTATCAAATTGGACAGCAAACCTATCTAGAAAATTGTGCCACTTGCCATATTGCCATTCCTCCCAGCATCCTACCCAGTCAAACTTGGAAAAAAATCCTAGAAAATCCTAATTCTCACTATGGTATCCGTTTAAAACCAATTGTTGGCATTACTCAGCGTCTTATCTGGGATTATCTCAGTTATTCTTCCCGCCCTCTTACCCAGACTACTTTTGTTCCCCTCCTAATTGAACAGTCCACCTATGTAAAGGTTTTGCATCCTAGGGTCAATTTACCCACTCCTCTCGGTCATACCACCTGTGTCAGCTGTCATCCCAACGCTTCCCGCTACGATTATCAGACCCTTACCCCCATCTGGGATAATGCAGCCTAATCAGTTATCAGTTATCAGTTATCAGTTTTCAGTTTTCAGTTTTCAGCTTCTGAAGGCAAGGGGCAACAGGCAAGAGGCAAAAGACAGAATCTGACAATTCTCCTACCTAAAAAGAAGGTTAGAAACTAAGCATATCAAAGCTTTTAGCTTAACCAATTAGGTCTTAGATTCGGCCCTTGTTTTCAGATGTGAGTTTTTAGTTCACTGATTACTGATTACTGTTTACTGATGACTGAGAGGAGGTGCAGTTAGGGTGATTTCGCCAATTTGACCAGCTTTACCCATTAATTGGGCAGGTTTTTCGTTAAGAGAGATTTTAACACCGCCAGCATTGCCCGATCGAATATTTAAACTCTTTTGGGCTGTCCAAGTTTGTTTAGTACCGGGTTGGAGATTGCCTTCATGGACTTTTTGGCCATCGGCAATTACCCTTACCCAAGCGGCCTGTTCAATAGTTACCTGGGCTGAGAGGGGAACTTTTGGCTGAGGAGAAGGGGAAGGAGAGGCTATCGGTGCGGGAGGGACTACCGGCGCGGGGGAAACCACGGGGGAAGGAGAGGGAGTAAGGGCAGGGGGGTTAGAGAGAGGGGGACGGAGGAAAAGATAGCCAATACCACAAAATATGCCCGCCAGCAAGCCTAGCCAGAGATACATCCCGAAAAAGGTTGATTTAGCCGGTTGGGGGACAGTTTCCAGGGCTGGTTTTTCTGGTTTCACCGGTTCCACTTTTGGGGCAGCGGGTTCAGCCTTGGGGAGAGGGGTAACTTTTGTGGGCAGTGTTTTCGGGATAGTTACCTCTTGAGCTAATTGTTCCGCACTAGGAGACAAGCGATCGGCTAAAGCTTTACCATCAATTTTTAGAGCATCACCGTAGCGTTTGATAAATCCCTTGACATAAATTAATTCTGGTAATTTCTGCCAATTCCCCGTTTCCAACGCTTCTAGCATTGGTACTCTAATCATCGTCAGGGCGGCGATATCGTCTATGCTCAGGCCGCTTTCTTCCCGTTTTTGACGTAAATAAGTCCCGATTTCCTTGATTTGTTCGGCTTGTAGGGGACTGAGTTGACTCATAATTCCAGTCATAATCTATACCAATTAGATGATAATCTCGATTTTGTTATTTTGGGATAATCTGTTCTCTAGAAGCTCCTTTTACCTTGTCATCATTACCGGCGAAAAGGTTCCAAAAAATGGCAAAAATCGGCAATACTTGCCAAAGTTAAGTTTTTTATTCTCGGTTGACTGCACTAGCTACCTAGTACATACATTTGTTCTCAATACTTGTTTTTCTCCAACTCTCAGCTGATCCCTAATTAGGGCTGGCTGAATAAATCTAAAAACCTTGTTGGGTAAGACTTTTAGACCTTTTGTCAATCAAAAAGTACTGGATATGGGAGTGATCGGGGGGAAATTTAGGCACTTTTTCCCTGAAAATTAGGTAATTGGCCACCTCAAAACTGGTAAAACCCCACACCCCACGCCCCACACCCCACACCCCACACCCTGCCCCCAGGAAAAACTTTTTGCCGCAAACCCTAATTATGACCTTGATTCCCCATCCCGACACCGCCCCCCTTAACCTTACCTGTGCCGTAGTCACGGTGAGCGATACTCGTACCCCAGAGACGGATAGGAGTGGCCAAATAATTCAAGAGTTACTAACTCGATCGGGTCATGATATCGGCCTATACTTAATTATCCCCGATCAACCCTTACAAATTCAAGCAATCTTACCAGAGATTAGTAATCAAAATCAGATAAAAGTCTTAATTCTCAATGGGGGTACGGGTATTGCTCCCAGAGACAATACCTATGATGCTTTAGTACCTTTATTAAGGATTACTTTGCCCGGTTTTGGCGAATTATTTCGTTATCTCAGCTATCAGGAAATTGGCTCCCGTGCCATGGCATCAAGGGCAATAGCTGGGGTTTATCAAAACTTATTAGTCTTTTCTCTCCCCGGTTCCACTAATGCCGTTAAATTAGCCCTAGAAAAACTGATTCTTCCCGAAATTTTACATCTGGTTAAACAGCTGAATGGATAATTTATTGGGATTTGATCTGGGCGGAAATTTCTTGAAAACATACATCCCAAAAATAGCCAGCTAGATTCACAGCACTTAACAGTTTAGGAATTCCTTCACTTAGACTAGCAAAACCTTGATTTTTAATCTGGAGAAAATCCATAGCAATCGCAAAAGTTAAAAGTGCTAAAGCGATGATTAAAATTTGGTAATAAGTTTGTCTTATTCGCCGCCAAAATGCTAAACCATAAATCAGAATTGCGAGGGCATAAACAGAGATAGTCAAGAATTTGGGAATATTAAAATAGAGGAGAATGATATGAATTCTGAAGATTTCATTGATGGCAAAAAGTCCCGTTATTATGCCAGAAAAAAGTAAAAAATTGTCAGAATTATTGAAACTTGTCTTGCGGGACAACAAAGTATAACTAAAAAGGCAAACAATCGGGGGCAGACAACAAAGCAATTGAAAAGAATGGGTTAATAAACCAGCGAGCGGAGTTGGGGGAGTAGCGGGAGGATAAAATAAAAGACTAGAGTGTAATTTTTCCCGATCAACCCCAGCAATCAAAGCTAAAATCAAGAGGAGAACGACAAGATTTATTTTCAGAAAATGCTGTTCTCGTGAGGACATAAGTATAGTAGTTTATAATTGTGGCTATTAACCACGGTATAATTCACAGAGTGCCGCTTTCTACAGGCTCGATCTACATACGGAAGCGCCAAGCATTTCCCTAATTGTGTTAAGGACAATTTTCTCGGTTTTCTATGCTCGATCAAAAAGAACTTTTGTGTTTATTACAATTGGCTAGTCCCATTTTACCCGTGGGGGCCTATAGTTATTCCGAAGGGCTAGAAACCCTCGTCGAAAAGGGGATTATCTCCAATAGTGCCAGCTTAAATGATTGGTTAGAGCGATCGCTTTGTCAAGGCTCGATTCGCTTAGAAACGGCTGTTTTGCTAAGGGTATATCGTTGTTTTTGTCAAGAGGATTTTACAAAACTTAATTATTGGGACAATTGGTTATCGGCAACGCGAGAAACAGCCGAATTAAGACAGCAAAGCTGGCAAATGGGGCGATCGCTGTTAAACTTATTGCGGGAGTTAGCGCCGGCCAGAGATAATCTACCAGAACAGGCTAATTATGCCACCGCTTTTGCGATCGGGGCAAGTCATTGGCAAATTGGCGAAGAATTAGCGGTTTTAGGCTATTTACACAGTTGGGCAAGTAATTTAATCAATGCAGGATTGCGTTTAATTCCCCTAGGGCAAACCCTAGGACAATCCCTTCTGATCGGTTTACAGCCCAGTTTATTAACAGCAACAGCAGATATTATCAGTTTAGCCGATGAAAACCTGAGCAGTTGGAGTTGGGGGCTAAGTTTTGCCAGTATGAACCACGAAACCCAGTATAGTCGTCTATTTCGCAGTTAGAAATTAGCGATCAAATTTTTCACTATTTTCTGGGAGAATATGCAAGTCTCTAGGAGTCTCTCTCTTAGGTTCAAGCCTAGGGATAAGGTAAAAAACCGAATAAGGTATAGTAAGATTAAAAAAAATCTTAAGTCCTAGTTCTCGCTTTCTGAGTGACTAAGGGTTTTAAGGAAAGATGCGAACACTCTACCTAGCCACAGTGTACCAATGTTTAGTCAATCAGAAAAAATTCCCGTTTCGGTGTTGATTCCCGCCAAAAACGAGGAATCTAACCTTCCCGCCTGTTTAGAGAGTGTTGCTAGGGCTGATGAAGTGTTTGTCGTCGATTCCCAAAGTAGCGATCGCTCGATCGAAATATCTACAAACTATGGGGCTAATGTAGTCCAATTTTATTTTAATGGTCGTTGGCCGAAAAAGAAAAACTGGTCCCTCGATAATCTGCCTTTTCGCAATGAATGGGTATTAATCGTCGATTGTGATGAGAGAATCACCCCCGAACTATGGGACGAAATCGCCAGCGTGATCCAAGATCCCGACTATAACGGTTATTATCTCAATCGTCGCGTCTTCTTCCTCGGACAGTGGATCCGTTATGGTGGCAAGTATCCCGACTGGAATCTGCGTTTATTTAAACATAAGTCGGGCAGATACGAGAATTTAAACACGGAAGATATCCCCAACACGGGAGATAACGAGGTTCACGAACACGTTATCCTTGATGGCAAGGTGGGATATCTGAAAAATGATATGCTGCACATCGATTTCCGCGATATCTATCATTGGTTAGAAAGACATAATCGTTATTCCAACTGGGAAGCGCGGGTTTATTACAATATTCTCACGGGTAATGACGAAAGTGGCACGATCGGAGCGCACCTGTTCGGTGATGCGGTGCAGAGGAAACGTTTTTTAAAGAAAATATGGGTAAAATTGCCCTTTAAACCGCTGCTGCGCTTTATTCTCTTTTATTTTATCCGTCTCGGTTTCCTGGATGGCAAAGCTGGTTATATCTACGGTCGTCTTTTGAGTCAGTACGAATACCAAATAGGGGTTAAATTGTACGAATTACGGCAATTTGGCGGTAAATTAAACGTTAATGCCCAGGCTAATCCCCCGGTTAAACCCTCGGAACCTCAACCCGCAGAAATGATTAAATAAGTCCTATGTCCCCAGAAATCCGCACCGATGAGGAAGCGTGGCTAGATCTGCGTACCTACGATCAATCTTGGTTTGATCGCGGTCGTTCTAATCCAATTATCCTACTTTGGTGGTTAGTACAGGGGATTCTTTTCCCCCTTAGTTTGCACCAGATGGACAGCTTTCGCTGCGCTATTTTGCGACTATTCGGGGCTAAAATCGGCCTTGGGGTGAAAATTCGCCCGACGGCAAGGGTTACTTATCCTTGGAAAGTGGCGATCGGCGATTATACTTGGATCGGCGATGATGTGGTGATTTATAGTTTAGATAACGTTACCATCGGCAGTCATTGTGTGATTTCTCAAAAATGTTATCTTTGCACTGGCAGTCACGATCCCTGCGATCGCTCTTTCAGCTTAAAAACCACTCCCATCCTCATTGGTAATGGTACATGGATCGCGGCCGATTGTTTTTTGGCTCCGGGGGTAAAAATTGGCTCTAATGTTGTTATTGGGGCAAGAAGTAGCGTATTTGCTGATATTCCCGCTCAAAAGGTCGCTTGGGGCAGTCCCTGTCGTCCTCAATACGATAGAAAGATGAATTCTTATAGTAAGTAGTCGTGCAAAATTAATTTCCTAGTCGAGACAGGAGACTCCGAGACAGGAGACTCCGAGACAGGAGACTCCGAGACGGGAGACTCCGAGACGGGAGACGGGAGACAGCTATTAGGGATCGGATTTGAGTTTTCAGTTCACTGTTTCCTCACACCAGAAGTCTGACGGAGTAGTGGCTTAGATGTGTAATTAATTTTGCTTAGGTACTTAGTTAAGCTTAAGAGGCATTTTATCTCAAATGTCGGGGTGAAGACTCAAATTTGTTCGTCCCAAAGTCGAAAGTCCTGCTCATAGGATGCCGTCATCGATTTATCTCCTTCTAAGCTCAATTAACATTATATTAATAATCCGCCAACAGTAAGCGCTTAAAAACGGATTTGCTGTCAAAATGTGTTGTTTTCTTGATTGTCTGAAGATTGAACACGAAAGGGAGGCGCAACATAATCGGAAGGTAAATAATTTTCGGGAATGGTTGTTGTATTTCCATCTCGTAGGGAGGTGTAACTGGGAGAGAGAATCTCAATCCCAGCTTCATTACACTTGTCTTGAATATTTTGATGGAGTTCTGAATAAATTATTACCATCAAATTGGGTTGGTTAGTGTAAGCGTTTAATTGATAACTGATGTAAAAATTATCTAGGCTAGTTTGCAGGACAAAAGGTGCGGGTTCTTTGAGAATATGCTCAGTTTCTAGAGCAGCTTCAATTAAGGTTTTGTGGGCTTTTCGCCAAGGCAGATCGTACCCTAGGGTAATCGTTGTCTGAATAATTAGATTTTTGTTTAATTCCCGCGAGGAAATACTAAAGTTAATCACATTACTACTTAATAAAGATGAGTTAGGAATAGTAATGATTTTATTAGTGGGAGTGCAAATGCGAATGACTAGGAAGTTTTTTTCAATTAGATCGCCAATTACCTCTCCTACCTGAATGTGATCTCCGATGCGAAAGGCACGGGTATAGATAAGAATAATTCCCCCGATAACATTGGCGATCGCCGAAGTAGAACCAAGGGATAAAAGAAGACCTAGAAACACAGAAACACCTCGGAAAGCAGGGGAATCAAAACCGGGCAAATAGGGAAAAGCAACTATTGCTGCTATGGCAATAATTATGACTAATAGGATATTGTAAGTCGGTTTAGCCCAATCAGTATAAAAACCAGGAATAACCAGATTTCCTCTTTCTATTGCTGTAAAAAAGGGCTTGATTAGCCCGATTAAGTAGTAGGTTATAAAAATGATTATGGCAATAATAAAGGCATTGGGAAGATATTGGCCAATGGACGATAAAACCAGTTCTAATGATTGATAAAAATAACCTAAAATACTCTCGCCAAAAACTCTTGTCCAGGGAAATAAACGAAGTACAAATGTTGCATAATTAAATAATAATAAAAAGAGAACAAGTAAGCGAATTATCCGAAGAACTCGCAGCCAAAAAAAGCTTATATTAGAGGAAGATATAATCTCAACATTCCCTATTTTAATGCCTGGCGTCAAGGATTCAATCAAACGTCTAATAAAGGGAAATAGCTTCCCTGAAATTTTGATAACTGCAAAGCTAATAATCAAGAAAGCAAAGGTGGCTATAACCGTATAAATGATGTTCTTAAGTAGTTGTTCGGGTTTTCGATCTTGGCGATATTGAGCGATAGCAACCTGAATTTTTTGTAAAGCTTGTTGAGCTAAAACCTTCGGCGTTGAACGATAGGCTTTTGCATCTCGCTCCGTCACCGTTAGAATCACTTCTTGATCTACACTTAAATAAAGTGAGTTATCATCAGGAATCTGCTCAATTGTCAGGTTCTCAATAGGAATAGAATCATTTTGAGCAATTCTTTCAATTCTCCGGGTAATAGCGTTAGCTCTCTCCTCCGCCGAAAATGAAGAAACTCCCCGCCGGATAAAAAAGAGAGTTTTTCCATCTAACATAACTGGAAAGCCGTCAATTTTATTTTCCGGTTGTGTCGGATTTTGAGCTATTCCCAAAAGAGGGGAAGTTAGAGTCAGTAGTAAAACTACAAAAAATATTAGCAAGGTATGCCCAATTTTTTTCATCCATCCTCTAGCTTTAGATGGTGTAGTTAGCATTAAATATCTTTGATTAATATCGACAAGTGGTACAAATTGCATAGGATTAAGTCAGATTTTTTTGTGTGTATTCGGGTAATATTTAGGCATTACTGTCCTCGATGAGATGCAGCTCTTCTAGGTTGAGACAGGAGGGAAATTTTCACATCTGAAAGCTATTCTTGCAACTAATAGCACCATCGACGTGCAGGGGAACTTGCCAGCCGGTTTCTCTGTTCAATGTTTCTAGAACATCATTAATTTCTTGGACGGGTTCATAACTACCATCAAAGGTACTACCCATAATTGCAATTACCCCGATCGTATTCTCATCAATTAGTTTAATTGCCTCGGTCGCCTTGAGATGAAAACGATTCCCTTACATCGGCACAAAACGCGGTTCTACCTCCCAATAACGACAGAATTTTTGCCAACAAACCTGCACATTAATGCCCATGACTAAATTAGGTTTGTCGGTGGGTTTACCCTCTTTTTGTCGGCGTTTGCGCCATTGCCATTTTAAAGCCATGCCTCCCAACATCGCCGCTTCACTGGAACCAATGGTAGAACAACCGGTTGCCGCTTCGCTTTCGGGAGCATTCCAGAGTCTAGCGATCATATTCACACAACGCAGTTCAATTTCGGCAGTTTGTGGGTATTCATCCTTGTCGATCATGTTTTTATCGAAGGTTTCCGCCATTAATTGTTTGGCTTCCGGTTCCATCCAAGTGGTGACAAAAGTAGCCAGATTCAGGCGAGAATTACCATCAAGGGCGAGTTCATCGCGGATTAAATTGTAGGCCACCGCCGGCGGCATTTCTCCCTCGGGAATCTCGTATTTAGGTACAGCGGAAGTCAGGGCGCGGGAAGCATAGGTGGGGGTAATTAGTGCCTCTTCCGGACTAAGGCGATCGAGATTAATTTTCTGATGAACCATAACTTCCTTAATAAAATATCTTTTTTGCTGAGAGTCAATTACCAATCATTCCAAAAATAATAGCAATAATCGAGACGGATAAAAAATAGGAAAGCATCCCTTGGGTTGCTACCAGTCGCCGCATCGCCGTACTATTAATACTTGTATTGGAGGTTTGATAACAAGCCGCCATACAAAAACCTTGATAGAGAAATTCCGTCCAATTGGGTCGATCGCAATTGGGAAAAACTAGGCCTTTACCATCATGATAGTAGCGCACTGCATATTCTTGGCTGTAGATCAGTTGTCTGGCTAACCAAGCACTAATAATACTAAATCCTGTTTAAAGGGTTAATTATTGCTACTATGGCAAGAGTGCCTCCTGCCTGACTTGCACCAGGAGTCTGTTAATAGCTTCGGAAATTGTCAAAACCGAGATGTAGTTACTCATTGAACACCACAAAGGCTAAAATATGGAGTGTTATTTATGAGCCATTTATCCCTATCCGAACAGATTACCGCGGAACTTCTAGCAATCCTGATCGAAGAAGAAGTCA is a genomic window containing:
- a CDS encoding mechanosensitive ion channel family protein yields the protein MQFVPLVDINQRYLMLTTPSKARGWMKKIGHTLLIFFVVLLLTLTSPLLGIAQNPTQPENKIDGFPVMLDGKTLFFIRRGVSSFSAEERANAITRRIERIAQNDSIPIENLTIEQIPDDNSLYLSVDQEVILTVTERDAKAYRSTPKVLAQQALQKIQVAIAQYRQDRKPEQLLKNIIYTVIATFAFLIISFAVIKISGKLFPFIRRLIESLTPGIKIGNVEIISSSNISFFWLRVLRIIRLLVLFLLLFNYATFVLRLFPWTRVFGESILGYFYQSLELVLSSIGQYLPNAFIIAIIIFITYYLIGLIKPFFTAIERGNLVIPGFYTDWAKPTYNILLVIIIAIAAIVAFPYLPGFDSPAFRGVSVFLGLLLSLGSTSAIANVIGGIILIYTRAFRIGDHIQVGEVIGDLIEKNFLVIRICTPTNKIITIPNSSLLSSNVINFSISSRELNKNLIIQTTITLGYDLPWRKAHKTLIEAALETEHILKEPAPFVLQTSLDNFYISYQLNAYTNQPNLMVIIYSELHQNIQDKCNEAGIEILSPSYTSLRDGNTTTIPENYLPSDYVAPPFRVQSSDNQENNTF
- a CDS encoding DUF1345 domain-containing protein, giving the protein MISAWLARQLIYSQEYAVRYYHDGKGLVFPNCDRPNWTEFLYQGFCMAACYQTSNTSINSTAMRRLVATQGMLSYFLSVSIIAIIFGMIGN